A genomic window from Cyanobacteria bacterium FACHB-DQ100 includes:
- a CDS encoding DUF565 domain-containing protein, with the protein MQNTRLSTIVNTTAAQLNQVFRNPWRRTSLLMIGLLLGFFLGSAISTSAGQKAELDIVEAFFLLLLTEAVSRFTYGGNDRLRRSLLIELANALKLGLIYSLFLEAFKLGS; encoded by the coding sequence ATGCAGAATACTCGACTGAGTACGATCGTGAATACCACTGCGGCACAACTTAATCAGGTGTTTCGCAATCCTTGGCGGCGCACGTCCTTGCTGATGATCGGACTGCTGCTCGGTTTTTTTCTTGGTAGTGCCATTTCAACCAGTGCAGGTCAGAAAGCGGAACTCGATATCGTGGAAGCGTTTTTTCTGCTGTTATTAACAGAAGCGGTGAGTCGGTTTACTTACGGGGGAAATGATCGCTTGCGTCGATCGCTCCTGATTGAACTTGCAAATGCGCTCAAGCTCGGACTGATTTACAGCTTATTTCTCGAAGCCTTCAAACTCGGAAGCTAA
- a CDS encoding alpha/beta fold hydrolase yields the protein MYANIRGTQIYFDIEGAGLVPQGNQMREKPVAFLIHGGPGADHTSYKPTFSALSNKMQLVYFDHRGQGRSARGDQSTYTLDQNVEDMEALRQYLGLEKIIAIGGSYGGMVALTYATRYPQNLSHLIVIATVPDSRFLKRAQEILQERGRPEQIAIAQYLWNGNFETEEQLSDYFRIMHPLYSFTADSTQAVQRRSILSIEAINEAFGGFLRSYDVLDQLHKITAPTLVIAGRHDWICPPEFSEEIAQAIPNSDLRIFENSGHLIRVDEPEALLDAIAGFIVYKK from the coding sequence ATGTACGCTAACATTCGAGGCACACAAATCTATTTCGATATTGAAGGTGCAGGACTTGTTCCTCAAGGCAATCAAATGCGCGAAAAACCAGTCGCCTTTTTGATTCATGGAGGGCCTGGAGCTGATCACACTTCCTACAAACCGACCTTTTCTGCATTAAGCAACAAGATGCAGCTTGTCTACTTCGACCATCGTGGACAAGGACGATCGGCAAGAGGTGATCAATCTACTTATACCCTCGATCAAAACGTCGAGGATATGGAAGCGCTGCGGCAGTATTTAGGGTTAGAGAAAATTATTGCGATCGGTGGCTCCTACGGCGGTATGGTGGCGCTCACTTACGCAACTCGCTACCCCCAAAACCTCTCACACTTGATCGTGATTGCCACAGTCCCTGATTCTCGCTTTCTCAAACGTGCTCAGGAAATCTTGCAAGAACGCGGCAGACCCGAACAAATCGCGATCGCGCAATATCTCTGGAATGGCAACTTTGAAACCGAAGAGCAGCTCAGCGATTATTTCCGCATCATGCACCCGCTTTACTCATTTACGGCTGACTCAACTCAAGCGGTTCAACGCCGATCGATTCTCTCGATCGAGGCAATTAACGAAGCCTTTGGCGGATTTTTGCGGTCGTACGATGTCCTCGATCAGCTTCACAAAATTACGGCTCCAACGCTCGTAATCGCAGGTCGCCACGATTGGATTTGTCCGCCTGAATTCTCTGAAGAAATTGCCCAAGCGATCCCCAATTCAGATCTCCGCATCTTCGAGAACAGCGGACATTTGATTCGAGTGGATGAACCTGAAGCGCTACTTGATGCGATCGCAGGCTTCATCGTTTACAAAAAATAA
- a CDS encoding homocysteine biosynthesis protein, whose translation MRTLAEINQKIQRGTAIVRTAEEVKAQVAEMGVTETAKVVDVITTGTFEPMEASGAILNLGQTDPPIKIRQCWMDGVPAYAGFGAVDLYLGASQLVEYPSGGEPLDSDDRESPDVRQRQRGGGHVIEDLIAGKAVNLRAIGQVTDCYPRSSFETTITRDTINQFYLFNPRNLYQNFIVGVNGGDRPLYTYLGALQPRLGNAVFSNPGAISPLLNDPDLQLIGIGSRIFLGGGVGYVAWEGTQHFPLQKRLPNRTPIGPASTLALIGDAKQMDAKWVRGCYFRGYGASLMLGVGIPLPVLSEEVITHCAVRDKDLVAPIVDFSIPRRVRPTFGLVSYAQLKSGRLTIDGKSVRVAPLASVYLSRQVALELKHWIESGTFTLTEAVAPIPSDRTFIPQDMRGS comes from the coding sequence ATGCGAACTCTTGCCGAAATTAATCAAAAAATTCAGCGTGGAACCGCGATCGTTCGCACTGCTGAGGAAGTGAAAGCTCAAGTGGCGGAAATGGGCGTAACGGAAACGGCAAAAGTCGTTGATGTGATTACGACTGGAACTTTCGAGCCGATGGAAGCTTCAGGCGCAATTCTGAACTTAGGACAGACCGATCCGCCAATCAAAATTCGCCAGTGCTGGATGGATGGCGTGCCTGCTTATGCAGGGTTTGGAGCGGTGGATTTGTATTTAGGCGCGTCTCAATTAGTTGAATACCCCAGTGGAGGAGAGCCGCTCGATAGTGACGATCGCGAGTCTCCAGATGTACGGCAACGACAGCGCGGCGGCGGTCATGTGATCGAGGATTTGATTGCCGGAAAGGCGGTGAACCTACGTGCGATCGGGCAGGTGACGGACTGTTATCCGCGCTCGTCCTTTGAAACGACGATTACCCGCGATACGATTAATCAATTCTATTTGTTCAATCCTCGCAATCTGTACCAAAATTTTATCGTTGGAGTAAACGGCGGCGATCGTCCCTTGTACACCTATCTAGGCGCACTTCAACCGCGTTTAGGGAATGCCGTCTTTTCAAATCCGGGCGCAATTTCGCCATTGCTCAATGATCCAGATCTGCAATTAATCGGCATCGGATCACGAATCTTTCTTGGTGGTGGAGTGGGCTATGTTGCTTGGGAAGGAACGCAACATTTTCCGCTGCAAAAGCGCTTACCAAACCGCACCCCGATCGGGCCTGCTTCTACGCTGGCGCTGATTGGTGATGCGAAACAAATGGACGCGAAATGGGTACGGGGTTGCTATTTTCGCGGCTATGGTGCTTCGTTAATGTTGGGTGTTGGCATTCCATTGCCTGTGCTGAGTGAAGAAGTAATCACTCATTGTGCCGTTCGCGATAAAGATCTGGTGGCTCCGATCGTTGATTTTTCTATTCCTCGCCGCGTGCGTCCAACCTTTGGGCTTGTAAGTTACGCTCAGTTGAAATCGGGTCGATTAACGATCGACGGTAAATCTGTCCGGGTTGCTCCACTTGCCAGCGTTTATTTATCGCGACAGGTCGCCCTTGAGTTGAAGCATTGGATCGAGTCAGGAACGTTTACTTTGACCGAGGCAGTGGCACCGATTCCGAGCGATCGAACATTTATTCCGCAAGATATGCGCGGCAGTTGA